The window ATCGCCCCGCTCAGTACGGTGACGCGTTCGCAAACTCCTGCAGGGTGCGGGGCCGACTCCTGCCGGTAGCCTGCCTTCAGTTCAACGGAATATACTTCAATCTCAGGCTCGCCGTCTGATCGTTCGATAAGCCGAACAATGGAGCCTTCGCCCGCAAGCTCCGCCGCCAGCGAATTTTCGCCAACGTCGGCACCGCTGACCAGCAGACCGAACGGGACATCCAGCGCATTCGCGATGGCCCAAAGTGTCTCGACGGTCGGATTGCCCTCGCCCGACTCGAGGGTGGAGAGGGTTGATTTGGCGATGCCACAGCGCTCTGCCAATCCCGTCAGGGTCAGTCCCCGCTGTTCCCGGGCCTTTAGTAAATTCCCGGCTAGAATGCTCATAGTGTTCATGCTCTATGTGCTTGTTCGGCAAAATGAACAAGCGTAGATTACAGCGAACGACCTGCGCCGGTCAAGCACAATGCATAACGTAGTCACCTATCGTGGAAACGCCCTGCTTAATATCCTCCTTCCTGAGTTTTCCGTTTCGCGTGTCGTTTTCAGGAGGCGACTGCACCAGTTCATCGGGTTGCCCGCCATGAGTGCAGAGGACTTCTGATCGGGGCTGGTCAGTAGGCCGCCGCACCGAGCATGCGAGCCGACCAGAACCGCCTCGCACCAAAGCTTAGGTCTTGTCCGGAAAACGATCATTAGGCAGCCAAGCCGGACATCGTCCGTCTATGTACTTACACAACGAGTATCCGGACAATAAGGGCAGGCGCACTTCGATTTCCGCGCTGCGGGAGGACGCGTCCGCGCCATGGGGCAACGCGATGAACTGGCCCCGCGCATCGACCGACTTCGACTTTGCCCGCGACGCTGGCTCGACGCCGGTCTCGGCGCGTACCGCACTATCGACTGCATATCCATGCGAACGTCGATCAAGGCCGGCGAGCAAGAAGACCAGGCCATGCGTTCAGAATAAAACTCCCCGGGGCTTTTTATTCCCAAGGCAGCGATGAGCTGTCGTTGAGGATCATGCAGGGAGTCCCCATCAATTCTTGAGTGAGAGGAATGCGCCATGGACACGCGTTGGATTGCGAGCAGCTCTGTGCTGATCATGGTGGGTTTGTCCTGGATGCCCGCGGGCGTTGCCCGCGACACGTCCATGTCTTCGGGCGAACCCGGCGTCAAGGCGGCGTCTGCAGACGACAGGAAGATGATCAAGAGTGCCATGTCGGCGGCACCGAGAAAAGTTGCCGCCGGAGCGACCATTGTCGCCATGGGTGCCGACGGCAAGATGAGAACCCTGCGCGAAGGTAAGAACGGGTTCACCTGTATGCCCGACAACCCGGTGACGCCGGGACCGGATCCAATGTGCATGGATCGCGCCGGGGTGGAGTGGGCCATGGCATGGATTGAACACAAGACCCCGGCGGCCGGCAGCGTCGGCTTCATGTACATGTTGGCCGGGGGAACCGACGCCAGCAACACCGACCCCTATGCGGCCAAACCGGATGCGGGCAACCACTGGATAAAGACCGGGCCGCACGTGATGATCATGGGCGCCGACCAGTCTTTCTACGACATGTATCCGAAGGGCGCCACCCCCGATACATCAGCGCCATATGTGATGTGGGCGGGAACGCCCTATCAGCACTTGACGATCCCTTTGAAGTAGGATAATCGGATCATTGATGCAGTATCGCCCTCCCGGTAATCCGCAGCTGGAAGCGGATCAGCCGCGGCGGTGTCGCGCGCTGACCTGGGAGGGCGAGACGCCGAAGAACTCGCGGTAGCAGCGGCTGAAGTGGGGCGCGCTGGTGAAGCCGCAGGCGATCGCGATGCTGGTGATGGGCTCGTTGGTCTGCTGCAGCAGGCGGCGCGCGCGGGTGAGGCGGGTTTCGAGGTAATAGCGCGAAGGCGTCGTGTCGAGGTGGCGCTGGAAGAGGCGATCGATCCGGCGCCGCGATACCCGTGCGCGCAGGGCGAGATCCTCGATGCTCAAGGGCTCCTCGATATTGTTCTTCATCAGTTGCAGGATGGTCTGGAGCGCGTCCGGGAAGGTGGGGTCGTCCACCAGCGTCGGCATCGGGCTGTCGGGAAGGTCGTCCAGCGTCCGGTCGCAGGCGAGGATCTCCTCGATGCCGCGCACCATCTCGTCGCCGTGGTGGTGCCGGATCACCGCGAGCATCATTCCCAACGCGCTGTTGGCTCCCGCCGACGAGATACGGTCCCGGTCGATGACGAAGGGATTGGGCAGAAGCCGGACCTGGGGGCGCAACTCCTCGAGTCCCGCACGGCTGTCCGGATGCACGGTGCAGGTGTAGCCATCCAGCAGGCCGGCGTGCGCGAGCAGGTAGCTGCCGTTCCACAGGCTGCCCAGGATGGCCTGCCGGCGCGCCACCTCGCGCAGCTTGTCGACGACCGGACGCCGGGGTTCGAGGTTCGAGCGGAACCCGCCGCAGATGATCAGGATGTCGAGATCCTTCGCGTCCAGCGCGGGCAACTCCGCGTCGACCGAAATGTTGATGCCCAGGTCGCTGCGCACCGTCGGCCCTTCCAGGCTGTACGTTTCAAAGCGGTAGAGCGGCTGGCGACTGACCAGGTTGGCGGTGACGAGCGCATCGACCGCCCCGGTGAAGGCCATCATCGAGAAATGTTCGAGCAGCACGAAGCCGATCCGGCGGCAGATCGGCGGATGAGCCTCACGGGGCGATCCGCCCTGTACATAGGCCTGGTTGCTGTGCCGCATGCGGCTGTCGAAGCTGCGCGACGCCTGCCGCACGTTGTCACCCATTCATCGTCTCCGGATCTCGATTCTTATTGAATTGCGGACGTGGAGAGAGGAGGCGGCCTGTTTCGCCAGGCCGCCGGCGCCGTGTCGCACCGGGGCACGATCGGTTCGCAGCCGTCGGTGCCAGCGCAGGGGAGAGCTCTTACCCTTCCACGTACCACCTTCCGGAGCATACACCGATGATCGAAAATCCGACCCGACCCATTCGTAGCGGTGGACGCGAGGCGCGGCGCGCAATGCGCATGGCCCCCCGCTCCTCGATGCTGCCTGCATTGGAGCGCAATCTGCCGTATTGCGAGCCGATGGACCCCGACCAGATTGCGCGGATCGACAACGCCTCGATGGCGATCCTTGAAGACGTCGGCGTCGTCTTCCGCGACGAGATTGCCCTCGAGGACTGGCGCAAGGCCGGCGCGGACGTGCGCGGCGAGCGCGTGCACCTGGACCGCGGCCTGGTGCGCGAACTGATTTCGACGATTCCGTCGACCTGGACCTACCGCGCGCGCAATATCGAAAGAAGTCTCCCCTTCGGCGGCAAGCATTCGATCTTCGTGCCGATGACCGGCGCGCCCTTCCTGCGCGATCTCGACGACGTGCGGCGGCTGCCGACGCTTGCCGACCTCAACATGTTCCACAAGCTCGCGCACCTGTCGCCGGCCCTGCATTCGACCGCGCACGTCATCGTCGAGCCGATGGACGTGAAGGTCAGCCATCGCCATCTCCACATCACGTACTCGTCGATGAAACACTCCGACAAGACCTTCATGGGGATGACCACCTCCGGCAGGAATGCCGAGGACGTGCTGGCGATGTGCGACATCCTCTTCGGCGCCGACGTGCTCGAGGAGACCCCGGTCGTGACGGGCAACTGCAACGGGAATTCGCCGCTGGTGTGGGACGAGACGATGCTGTCGGCGATGCGTGCCTTCTGCAAGCGCAAGCAGCCCGTGCTGTGTTCGCCCTTCGTGCTCGGCGGCGCGAACACGCCGGCGTCGGTCGCGCCCGCCGTCGCCCAGCTCAACGCCGAGGCCCTGTCGGGCCTCGCCTACACGCAGGTGATCCGCACGGGCGCACCGGCGGTGTACGGTCATTACCTCTCCACGGTGTCGATGAAGTCGGGCGCGCCGATGGCCGGCACGCCGGAGATCAGCCTGATGAACTACATGATCGGGCAGATGGCGCGCTTCTATGACGTTCCCTGGCGCAGCTCCAATACGCTCGGCGGGGCGAAGACCTTCGACGCCCAGGCGGGCTACGAGAGCGCGATGACCATGAATTCGGTTCTCCACGCCGGCACCAATTACATCTGGCATTCGGCCGGCTGGAACGAGGCCGGGATGCATTGCTCGGTGGCGAAGTTCGTCGTCGATGCCGAGATGTGCGCCATGGGCTATCGCATGGCCGAAGGGGTGCGCTGGGACGATTTCGACGAGGCCATGCAGGCGGTCCGCGATGTCGGCCCCGGCGGCCACTATCTCGGCCACGCGCACACGCTGGCGAATTTCGAACGCGCCTTTTTCATGCCGAAATTGTTCGATAACAATTCGATCGAGCAATGGCAGGCGGACGGCTCGCAGGAGATCACCGCGCGCGCGCTCGAATACGCCAGGAAAATCCTGGGCGAATACGAGGAACCGAAACTCGACGAAGCCACGGACGAAGCCTTGCGCGATTTCATCGCTCGGCGCGAACGGGAAATCCCCGCCGCCGATGCCGTCAATACCGAATACTGATCCCTTCTTCCTCCTCTCCGGATTGGCCGCTGCAATTGCAGCGGTTCTTTTTGGCTTCCGATTCTCGAGCGGGCGCAAAAAAATATCGCCCCGGCATCCCTTCGGACCCGGGGCGCACTTGCAGGTCGAACTGCGGATCAGAAGTAGTAGCCGATATTCGCGTAGAACGCCTTCTTCCACTTGTCCTCGCCGCCGGCCGCGGCACCGTTCACGAAATCGCCGGTGTAGGGATCGTTCTTGCCCCAGCGCAACTCGGTGTAGATGAACAGGGGGCCCGCGGTGAAGTGGGCGCCGAGGTTGACGCGTTGGGAGTCCTTGAAGGTGGACTTGTCCTTCGCGACGACGCTGTAGTTCAGGTAGGGCGTGATGTTGCTGACGGGGCCGAAGGTCCAGGGTAGGGCGTAGTTCACCTCGGCGGAATAGAAGTCGGCTTTCGACGCCACGTTGAAGGAGCCGTCATAGGCGCCGAAGGTCACGGTGTCGTTCCCCGTTGCCGACGGATTGCGTGGCGACATGTCCTGGCGGCCGAGTTCGGCGAGTATGCCGAGTGCGCCGAACTTGCCACCGTAGTGCAGCGCGTAGGCCTTGCGCGTGCCGTCGCCACCGGTGTCGTCGTTGTGCAGGGTCGAGCGCAGCGCGGAGACACCCACCTCGGAACTCGACTCGGCGCCATGCTCGAAGGTGTATGCCACCCGGCCGACGAACAGGTTGCGCTCCTTGTTGTTGCTGCCGCCGGTCACGTAGCTGTCGGCTTTCACGACGTTCACGGAGTAGCGGTTCGAGTCGCGCGACGTGCCGGCCCAGTTGCCGCCGTCCTGGGGGTAGAAGCCGAGTTGCACGTCGAGCGCGCCGAACTTTTGCTGAATCTTGGCCCCCAGGTCGTGTACGTCTTCGATGCCGATGACGTTGACGAGGCTCTGGTAGAAAGTGCTGCTGACATAAGGCAGGAGGCCGAAGGGCACCTGGTTGATACCCGCGACGACGCGGGTGTCCTGGTTGAGCTTGTAGCCCACCCAGGCCCACGCGGGGAAATTGATGCGGCCGACATCCTTCGTGTAATCGTACGGGAAGGCGCTGCCGTAGAAGCGGTACTGCGCCGACCCGAAAAAGGTGGACGAGTCGTAATTGACGTCGATCCGGAAGGTGTCGAAGCTCAGCTTGCTGACTTTGTCGCCGTAATCGCGATAGTCGTAGCGCGCGCGCAGCGCACCGCCGATCTTGAGTTGGCCGTCGCCTTCGTCGGCGTGTGCGGGCGCGTAGGCCGATGCGATCAAGAGCCCCGCAAGTGCAGCGGGGAGCGCCGCCCTGCGGAACGGTGAGTGGCTCATTTTATTGTCTCCTTGTGGACTGGTGCGGGTGTGGACATGCAGGGGATGGCAAAAACAGCCCGCAGCGGGCCGCGAACGCGGCGACGCGCGGATATCCGCTCTTTGGCGGTTAATTGCAACAAATCTTAGAATTTGGCTGCAGCGGAGAATGTGGCGCAGCGGACTTCAAATGTCCTGATTTGGACGTGCCAAGGACACCGCTGCGCGGGCGATCAATCCGGCGATTTGGAGGGTGAGCGCCGAATGGGGCCGAGTCGGATCGGCGGGCGAGGGCGTCGAAGTCGGCGAGGGCTCGCCGACGGGAAGGAATCAGACGTTCGCCTGAATGCCGCTTTGATCCAGGAACCAGTCCCGGAAGCGGATCATGGCGCAATCGTCCGCCTTGTCCTCGCGGTAGGACAGGTAATGGTGAGTCTCTTCCAGCACCACTTCCTCTTCGACCGGCCTGACCAGCAGCCCCCGTTCGACCAGCGGTCCGACCAGATGATCCCAGCCGAGGGCGACCCCCTGGTCATTGAGCACCATCTGAACGAGGAGGTTGTAATCGTTGGCGTTGAAGTAGTGGGGACCGCGGCGCACGCGGTCTTCCATGTCGAGGTGGTGAATGGCGAACCAGATCCCCCAATCGACGTGCTCGGCGACCTGCGAGCGCCCGTAGGGGCTCAGGTTGAGCAGTACGCCATCCCTCAGCCCCTCCAGGGTCCGGATGTCCGGATGCGCCTCAAGATAGCGCGGCGTGCATACCGGATAGATGCGGTCATGGAACAGCGGCACGCTGATGTAGCCCGGCCTTACGCGTGACATCTTCGTGATGAAAATATCGGGATGGATGCCCGGTTCCATCGAGAGAAAATTCTGGGTGGTGACCAGATTGAGATCGGTGTCCGGGTTCGCGCTGAAGAAGCTCGGCAGGCGATGCGCCATCCACAGCGCCGAGAAAGCCGGCGAACAGCACAGGGTCAGGCTGCGCCGCGGCCGCGCAGCCCGGCCCTCGTCTTCGCGGATCCGGTCCGCCGCTTGCGCGATGTTGATGAACGACAATTGCGCGGCGTCGAAAAAGAGGGACCCGGCGGTGGTGAGTTCGACCGAACGCCCGACGCGCTTGAAGAGGGCTGTGCCGAGGTGATCCTCGAGTTCGCGGATCTGGCGGCTGACGGCCGCCTGAGTCACGCAGAGCGTCTCCGCGGCCCGGGTGAAGCTCTGGTATCGCGCGGCGGCAACGAAACACTTCACTGCCCGCAGCGAGGGCATCTTGAGGAGTGTCTGATCGGGGTCGGCAGGCTTACTCATAACTCAAGGTTATCAGTTTTTTTCAGAAAAAGTCGATTGTGCCTTCAGGCGCGGCGTAACTAGACTTCGACCAATACAAAAACAAGCAGCAGGACCGAAATCAACGCAATCGGATCGCTCTGCGAGCAGTCGGATTCCGGCTGATACCCCGGCCGGAACTGACAAAGTCAGGGCGAACCGCCCCACAGGAGGAGTTGTCAAAAGTGAGCAATCAAACCAAGACCATCGCTTTTCTGCAGCAGCGCAAGGCGCGTCATGGCCTTCCGGGCGAGCTTTACAGCGATGCGGATGCATATCGCGAAGACCTGGCCCAGATTTGGCACAAGGAATGGATCTTTGCGGGGCACGCATTCGAGATCGAAAAGCCGGGGCAATATATCACCCTTCAGATCGGGGATTATCCGATCGCCGTAGTGCGGGGGGCAGACGGCGAAATTCGCGCCTTCCATAACGCCTGCCGTCATCGCGGATCCAGGGTTTGCGGCGAGGCGCGCGGCAAGGCGGCCAAACTGGTTTGCCCGTACCACAAATGGACGTTCGACCTGGATGGCAAATTGCTGTTTGCCGGAAACATGGGCAGCAATTTCGATAAACAGCAGTACGGCTTGAAGCCCGCGCATTGTGCGGTCGTGGAAAGCTACATTTATGTTTGCGTAGCGGAAACGGCTCCCGATTTCGAGAACTTCCGCAAGGCCGTCACGCCCTTTATTGCTCCTCACGGCCTGGATAACTGCAAGATCGCACACGAGGTCAGCATCGTCGAGAAGGGCAACTGGAAGCTGGTGTTCGAAAACAATCGCGAGTGCTATCACTGCGAGGGGTCCCACCCGGAATTACTGAATTCCTACGTCGAGAACCTCTCGGTGGCTGGCATCGCAAGCGGGGAGGAGCCCGAGCTTGCCGCTTTCTGGGACCGTTGCGAAGCGGGAGGCCTTCCGAGCCGGCTCGTGATGGCCGAGAACGGCCAGTTCCGCATGACCCGCATTCCGCTTGCGCCGAATGCCGCCAGTTACACGATGGATGGAAGGCCGGCGGTGTCGCGCCGCCTCGATCGGAGTGGCGTGGAGAACATCGGCGCGCTGCTCTATTTCAACTACCCCTCGACCTGGAACCATTTCCTCGGCGATCACGCGTTGAGCTTTCGCGTCCTGCCGATGGGCCCGAACGAAACCCTGCTGACCACCAAGTGGCTGGTGCACAAGGATGCCGAGGCGGGGGTCGATTACGACATCGACCACCTGACCCGCGTGTGGAAAGCGACGAACGACCAGGACCGCAGGCTCGTCGAGGGGACGCAGGCGGGCGTGAGCTCTCCCGCTTACGTACCGGGCCCCTATTCGGACACCGCCGAGAACGGTCCCTGCCAGTTCGACGACTGGTATTGCGACACGATGCGCCGCAAGCTGAACGTTTGATCCTTCCCGCGGGGCCTGTGGTTGTCGGCCCCTTCGGCGGATGCCAGAGGACGCCCGTCGCAGTTTTCCGGATCAGTTCGGATCGCGCGTGCATCGGTTGCCAGTAGGCATAAGGCGTTCTGATCGATTGATTACCGTGGGTTATCGAATACCCGAAGAATACATCGTTGGACGTAGCCCCCCGGGGCCTATAACTTATAGGCAGACAAGAGGAGACGCTTCGGCGAATCTTTCCGGATATAAAAGGAGACGAGGTGGCAAATGGATAGGGACGACGACATCCTTGTGGTGAAGAACATCTTCAAGGTCTTCGGCGACCGGCCACAGGAGGCGCTGAAGATGCTGGAGAAAGGTGCCGACAAGGACGAAATTTTCAAGAAGACGGGGCAGGTGATCGGTGTTTTCGATGCCACTTTCTCCGTCAAGCGGGGCGAGATTTTCGTCATCATGGGCCTTTCCGGATCGGGCAAGTCGACGATGGTGCGGCTGTTCAATCGCCTGATCGAACCGACCTCGGGCAGCATCTATCTCAACGGCAAGGAAATCACCGGGCTCAATGACAAGCAGCTGCTCGATGTGCGGCGCAAGGAAATGAGTATGGTGTTCCAGTCCTTCGCGCTGATGCCGCACATGACGGTGCTGGAAAACGCCGCGTTCGGCCTCGAGATCTCGGGCGTCGGCGAGAAGGAGCGCAATCGCCGGGCGCGCGAAGCACTGGCGCAGGTCGGGCTGGCGGCGCACGAATACAGCTACCCCCATCAGCTGTCGGGCGGCATGCAGCAGCGCGTGGGACTGGCGCGCGCGCTGGCCAACGACCCCAGCATCCTGCTGATGGACGAAGCGTTCTCGGCCCTCGATCCGTTGATCCGTACCGAGATGCAGGACGAGTTGATCCGCCTCCAGGCCGAGCACCAGCGCACCATCATCTTCATCTCTCACGACCTCGACGAAGCGATCCGCATCGGACACCGGATCGCGATCATGGAGGGCGGGCGCATCGTCCAGGTCGGTACGCCGCAGGAAATCCTCAACAACCCGGCCGATGCCTACGTGGAGAACTTCTTCAGGAACGTCGATTCGTCAAAGGTTCTCAGGGCGGGCGACGTGGCGCGCTTCGAAGCGGAGAGCGTGGTCCGGCAGACGAACGGCGCGACGCCCGGGGCGCCGGCGATTCCCTATGCGTTCATCGTCGACAACGACGGGCGCTTCCTGGGTCTTCTCGACAATTGCGCGGGCAGCGGCGA is drawn from Azoarcus sp. DN11 and contains these coding sequences:
- a CDS encoding GlxA family transcriptional regulator, which produces MGDNVRQASRSFDSRMRHSNQAYVQGGSPREAHPPICRRIGFVLLEHFSMMAFTGAVDALVTANLVSRQPLYRFETYSLEGPTVRSDLGINISVDAELPALDAKDLDILIICGGFRSNLEPRRPVVDKLREVARRQAILGSLWNGSYLLAHAGLLDGYTCTVHPDSRAGLEELRPQVRLLPNPFVIDRDRISSAGANSALGMMLAVIRHHHGDEMVRGIEEILACDRTLDDLPDSPMPTLVDDPTFPDALQTILQLMKNNIEEPLSIEDLALRARVSRRRIDRLFQRHLDTTPSRYYLETRLTRARRLLQQTNEPITSIAIACGFTSAPHFSRCYREFFGVSPSQVSARHRRG
- a CDS encoding trimethylamine methyltransferase family protein, yielding MAPRSSMLPALERNLPYCEPMDPDQIARIDNASMAILEDVGVVFRDEIALEDWRKAGADVRGERVHLDRGLVRELISTIPSTWTYRARNIERSLPFGGKHSIFVPMTGAPFLRDLDDVRRLPTLADLNMFHKLAHLSPALHSTAHVIVEPMDVKVSHRHLHITYSSMKHSDKTFMGMTTSGRNAEDVLAMCDILFGADVLEETPVVTGNCNGNSPLVWDETMLSAMRAFCKRKQPVLCSPFVLGGANTPASVAPAVAQLNAEALSGLAYTQVIRTGAPAVYGHYLSTVSMKSGAPMAGTPEISLMNYMIGQMARFYDVPWRSSNTLGGAKTFDAQAGYESAMTMNSVLHAGTNYIWHSAGWNEAGMHCSVAKFVVDAEMCAMGYRMAEGVRWDDFDEAMQAVRDVGPGGHYLGHAHTLANFERAFFMPKLFDNNSIEQWQADGSQEITARALEYARKILGEYEEPKLDEATDEALRDFIARREREIPAADAVNTEY
- a CDS encoding LysR family transcriptional regulator, which encodes MSKPADPDQTLLKMPSLRAVKCFVAAARYQSFTRAAETLCVTQAAVSRQIRELEDHLGTALFKRVGRSVELTTAGSLFFDAAQLSFINIAQAADRIREDEGRAARPRRSLTLCCSPAFSALWMAHRLPSFFSANPDTDLNLVTTQNFLSMEPGIHPDIFITKMSRVRPGYISVPLFHDRIYPVCTPRYLEAHPDIRTLEGLRDGVLLNLSPYGRSQVAEHVDWGIWFAIHHLDMEDRVRRGPHYFNANDYNLLVQMVLNDQGVALGWDHLVGPLVERGLLVRPVEEEVVLEETHHYLSYREDKADDCAMIRFRDWFLDQSGIQANV
- a CDS encoding aromatic ring-hydroxylating dioxygenase subunit alpha, translated to MSNQTKTIAFLQQRKARHGLPGELYSDADAYREDLAQIWHKEWIFAGHAFEIEKPGQYITLQIGDYPIAVVRGADGEIRAFHNACRHRGSRVCGEARGKAAKLVCPYHKWTFDLDGKLLFAGNMGSNFDKQQYGLKPAHCAVVESYIYVCVAETAPDFENFRKAVTPFIAPHGLDNCKIAHEVSIVEKGNWKLVFENNRECYHCEGSHPELLNSYVENLSVAGIASGEEPELAAFWDRCEAGGLPSRLVMAENGQFRMTRIPLAPNAASYTMDGRPAVSRRLDRSGVENIGALLYFNYPSTWNHFLGDHALSFRVLPMGPNETLLTTKWLVHKDAEAGVDYDIDHLTRVWKATNDQDRRLVEGTQAGVSSPAYVPGPYSDTAENGPCQFDDWYCDTMRRKLNV
- the proV gene encoding glycine betaine/L-proline ABC transporter ATP-binding protein ProV, with the protein product MDRDDDILVVKNIFKVFGDRPQEALKMLEKGADKDEIFKKTGQVIGVFDATFSVKRGEIFVIMGLSGSGKSTMVRLFNRLIEPTSGSIYLNGKEITGLNDKQLLDVRRKEMSMVFQSFALMPHMTVLENAAFGLEISGVGEKERNRRAREALAQVGLAAHEYSYPHQLSGGMQQRVGLARALANDPSILLMDEAFSALDPLIRTEMQDELIRLQAEHQRTIIFISHDLDEAIRIGHRIAIMEGGRIVQVGTPQEILNNPADAYVENFFRNVDSSKVLRAGDVARFEAESVVRQTNGATPGAPAIPYAFIVDNDGRFLGLLDNCAGSGDGPRKLAPKDLSVASFDTPLHDVLGLVASVPYPLPVVTREGALHGTISKESLLKSLSRH